A genomic segment from Bos taurus isolate L1 Dominette 01449 registration number 42190680 breed Hereford chromosome 1, ARS-UCD2.0, whole genome shotgun sequence encodes:
- the EIF4A2 gene encoding eukaryotic initiation factor 4A-II: MSGGSADYNREHGGPEGMDPDGVIESNWNEIVDNFDDMNLKESLLRGIYAYGFEKPSAIQQRAIIPCIKGYDVIAQAQSGTGKTATFAISILQQLEIEFKETQALVLAPTRELAQQIQKVILALGDYMGATCHACIGGTNVRNEMQKLQAEAPHIVVGTPGRVFDMLNRRYLSPKWIKMFVLDEADEMLSRGFKDQIYEIFQKLNTSIQVVLLSATMPTDVLEVTKKFMRDPIRILVKKEELTLEGIKQFYINVEREEWKLDTLCDLYETLTITQAVIFLNTRRKVDWLTEKMHARDFTVSALHGDMDQKERDVIMREFRSGSSRVLITTDLLARGIDVQQVSLVINYDLPTNRENYIHRIGRGGRFGRKGVAINFVTEEDKRILRDIETFYNTTVEEMPMNVADLI; encoded by the exons ATGTCTGGTGGCTCCGCGGATTATAACAG AGAACATGGCGGCCCAGAGGGAATGGACCCCGATGGTGTCATCGAG aGCAACTGGAATGAGATTGTTGATAACTTTGATGATATGAACTTAAAGGAGTCTCTTCTTCGGGGCATCTATGCTTATGGTTTTGAGAAGCCATCAGCTATTCAGCAGAGAGCTATTATTCCATGTATTAAAG GGTATGATGTGATTGCTCAAGCTCAGTCAGGTACTGGCAAGACAGCCACATTTGCTATTTCCATCCTGCAACAGTTGGAGATTGAGTTCAAGGAGACCCAAGCACTAGTATTGGCCCCCACCAGAGAACTGGCTCAACAG ATCCAAAAGGTAATTCTGGCACTTGGAGATTATATGGGAGCAACTTGTCATGCCTGCATTGGTGGAACAAATGTtcgaaatgaaatgcaaaaactgCAGGCTGAAGCACCACATATTGTTGTTGGAACACCAGGGAGAGTGTTTGATATGTTAAACAGAAGATATCTCT CTCCAAAATGGATCAAAATGTTCGTTTTGGATGAAGCAGATGAAATGCTGAGCCGAGGGTTTAAGGATCAAatctatgagattttccaaaaattaaataCTAGTATTCAG GTggtgttgctttctgccacaatGCCAACGGATGTGTTGGAAGTGACCAAAAAATTCATGAGAGATCCAATTCGAATTTTGGTGAAAAAGGAAGAATTGACCCTTGAAGGAATCAAACAGTTTTATATTAATGTTGAAAGAGAG GAATGGAAGTTGGATACACTTTGTGACTTGTACGAGACACTGACAATTACACAGGCTGTTATTTTTCTCAATACAAGGCGCAAGGTGGACTGGCTCACAGAGAAAATGCATGCCAGGGACTTCACAGTTTCTGCCCTG CATGGTGACAtggaccagaaagaaagagaTGTTATCATGAGGGAATTTCGATCAGGGTCAAGCCGTGTTCTGATCACTACTGACCTGTTG GCTCGTGGAATTGATGTGCAACAAGTGTCATTGGTTATAAACTATGATCTACCTACCAATCGTGAAAATTATATTCACAG AATTGGCAGAGGGGGTCGATTTGGGAGGAAAGGTGTGGCTATAAACTTTGTTACTGAAGAAGACAAGAGGATTCTTCGTGACATTGAGACTTTCTACAATACTACAGTGGAGGAAATGCCAATGAATGTGGCCGACCTTATTTAA
- the EIF4A2 gene encoding eukaryotic initiation factor 4A-II isoform X1 yields the protein MSGGSADYNSREHGGPEGMDPDGVIESNWNEIVDNFDDMNLKESLLRGIYAYGFEKPSAIQQRAIIPCIKGYDVIAQAQSGTGKTATFAISILQQLEIEFKETQALVLAPTRELAQQIQKVILALGDYMGATCHACIGGTNVRNEMQKLQAEAPHIVVGTPGRVFDMLNRRYLSPKWIKMFVLDEADEMLSRGFKDQIYEIFQKLNTSIQVVLLSATMPTDVLEVTKKFMRDPIRILVKKEELTLEGIKQFYINVEREEWKLDTLCDLYETLTITQAVIFLNTRRKVDWLTEKMHARDFTVSALHGDMDQKERDVIMREFRSGSSRVLITTDLLARGIDVQQVSLVINYDLPTNRENYIHRIGRGGRFGRKGVAINFVTEEDKRILRDIETFYNTTVEEMPMNVADLI from the exons ATGTCTGGTGGCTCCGCGGATTATAACAG CAGAGAACATGGCGGCCCAGAGGGAATGGACCCCGATGGTGTCATCGAG aGCAACTGGAATGAGATTGTTGATAACTTTGATGATATGAACTTAAAGGAGTCTCTTCTTCGGGGCATCTATGCTTATGGTTTTGAGAAGCCATCAGCTATTCAGCAGAGAGCTATTATTCCATGTATTAAAG GGTATGATGTGATTGCTCAAGCTCAGTCAGGTACTGGCAAGACAGCCACATTTGCTATTTCCATCCTGCAACAGTTGGAGATTGAGTTCAAGGAGACCCAAGCACTAGTATTGGCCCCCACCAGAGAACTGGCTCAACAG ATCCAAAAGGTAATTCTGGCACTTGGAGATTATATGGGAGCAACTTGTCATGCCTGCATTGGTGGAACAAATGTtcgaaatgaaatgcaaaaactgCAGGCTGAAGCACCACATATTGTTGTTGGAACACCAGGGAGAGTGTTTGATATGTTAAACAGAAGATATCTCT CTCCAAAATGGATCAAAATGTTCGTTTTGGATGAAGCAGATGAAATGCTGAGCCGAGGGTTTAAGGATCAAatctatgagattttccaaaaattaaataCTAGTATTCAG GTggtgttgctttctgccacaatGCCAACGGATGTGTTGGAAGTGACCAAAAAATTCATGAGAGATCCAATTCGAATTTTGGTGAAAAAGGAAGAATTGACCCTTGAAGGAATCAAACAGTTTTATATTAATGTTGAAAGAGAG GAATGGAAGTTGGATACACTTTGTGACTTGTACGAGACACTGACAATTACACAGGCTGTTATTTTTCTCAATACAAGGCGCAAGGTGGACTGGCTCACAGAGAAAATGCATGCCAGGGACTTCACAGTTTCTGCCCTG CATGGTGACAtggaccagaaagaaagagaTGTTATCATGAGGGAATTTCGATCAGGGTCAAGCCGTGTTCTGATCACTACTGACCTGTTG GCTCGTGGAATTGATGTGCAACAAGTGTCATTGGTTATAAACTATGATCTACCTACCAATCGTGAAAATTATATTCACAG AATTGGCAGAGGGGGTCGATTTGGGAGGAAAGGTGTGGCTATAAACTTTGTTACTGAAGAAGACAAGAGGATTCTTCGTGACATTGAGACTTTCTACAATACTACAGTGGAGGAAATGCCAATGAATGTGGCCGACCTTATTTAA